The following are encoded in a window of Zymoseptoria tritici IPO323 chromosome 4, whole genome shotgun sequence genomic DNA:
- a CDS encoding DNA-directed RNA polymerase II subunit RPB2: MITAEDCWTVIHSFFDEKGLVSQQLDSFDEFASTTMQQIVDDQPAIVIDQNLAGLDEESGMPIVKKRSSIKLGTLTVSQAAMTEGDGSTRAMHPHEARLRNLTYSSPMFIKLEKTTQLARERALGGHYDEDQGMWVAPPNWDGTVETVWEEDPDNPKQAIDQVFIGKLPVMLKSKICALRNRSEAELYAFQECPFDQGGYFIINGSEKVLIAQERSAANIVQVFRKKGTNTPVVAELRSAVERGTRLISSMQVKLCNQAVAAQHSGQTIKVSLPYIRADVPIAIVFRAMGVVSDEDILAHICPEEDTQMREKLKPCLEEAFVIQDHDVALDHIGRRGQQQGTKDRRIRYARDIMQKEFLPHISQEEGSETKKAFFLGYMVNRMLQCALGRTEEDDRDHFGKKRLDLAGPLMAQVFRLKFQQLVKDMRQYLHRCVETGKDFNIALAVKTNIITSGLRYCLATGNWGDQKKAASAKAGVSQVLNRYTYASTLSHLRRTNTPIGRDGKIAKPRQLHNTHWGLVCPAETPEGQACGLVKNLSLMCYVTVGTPGEPIVDFMRQRGMDLLEEHDPNQVKDATKVFLNGTWVGVHKSAGQLTETLRQLRRKGLLSFEVTIIRDVREREIRVFTDAGRVCRPLFVVDNNPKSLEPGTLMLKQDHVERLHQDQELLASLEGVSEEDREQQLFGWKGLVTSGVVEYLDAEEEEVAMIIMTPEDLEEHRVMRNGMAVEELKVDPHRRIKPKPNPQVRTYTHCEIHPAMILGICASIIPFPDHNQSPRNTYQATMGVTLTNYNVRMDTMANVLYYPQKPLATTRSMEFLKFRDLPAGQNAIVAIACYSGYNQEDSVIMNQSSIDRGLFRSLFYRAYMDQEKRVGMSVVESFEKPTRSDTMRMQHGTYDKLDEDGIISPGARVSGTDILIGKTAPMPPDAEELGQRTKLHVKRDVSTPLRSTENGVVDQVLLTTNTEGLRFVKVRTRVTKVPQIGDKFASRHGQKGTIGITYRQEDMPFSADGLTPDIIINPHAIPSRMTIAHLIECLLSKVGALQGQEGDATPFTEVTVTSISEILKSNGFQQRGFEVMYNGHTGKKLNAQVFLGPTYYQRLRHMVDDKIHARARGPLQILTRQPVEGRARDGGLRFGEMERDCMIAHGASAFLKERLLDVSDAFRVHICELCGLMTPIASIKKQQFECRPCKNKTKIAQIIIPYAAKLLFQELAAMNVATRMFTTRSGVSIR; encoded by the exons ATGATCACGGCCGAGGATTGCTGGACGGTTATCCACTCTTTCTTCGATGAAAAGGGTCTGGTCTCCCAGCAATTGGACTCGTTCGATGAATTCGCTAGCACGACAATGCAGCAGATCGTGGACGACCAGCCAGCGATTGTGATTGATCAGAACCTGGCTGGACTGGACGAAGAAAGCGGTATGCCGATCGTGAAGAAGCGCTCGAGTATCAAGCTCGGGACTCTTACGGTCAGCCAAGCAGCCATGACCGAGGGCGACGGTAGCACGAGGGCCATGCACCCTCACGAGGCTCGTCTACGGAATTTGACTTATTCATCACCCATGTTCATCAAGCTGGAGAAGACAACACAACTGGCGCGAGAAAGAGCACTGGGTGGACACTACGACGAGGATCAGGGCATGTGGGTAGCGCCACCGAACTGGGACGGCACAGTGGAGACGGTCTGGGAGGAAGACCCCGACAATCCCAAGCAGGCTATCGATCAAGTCTTCATTGGAAAGCTGCCAGTCATGCTGAAGTCGAAGATCTGCGCATTGAGGAATCGAAGCGAAGCAGAGCTTTATGCTTTCCAAGAATGCCCATTCGATCAGGGAGGATATTTCATCATCAACGGTAGTGAGAAGGTGTTGATCGCACAAGAGCGGAGTGCTGCAAACATCGTTCAGGTTTTCCGAAAGAAGGGCACAAACACACCGGTTGTGGCGGAGCTGCGAAGTGCCGTCGAGCGAGGAACACGCTTGATCAGCTCGATGCAGGTCAAGCTCTGCAATCAAGCAGTGGCAGCTCAGCATTCTGGACAGACCATTAAAGTCTCCCTCCCATACATCAGGGCCGATGTGCCCATCGCTATTGTTTTCCGTGCGATGGGTGTAGTTTCCGACGAGGATATCCTGGCACATATCTGTCCAGAGGAGGATACACAAATGCGAGAGAAGCTCAAGCCTTGTTTGGAAGAGGCATTCGTGATTCAGGACCATGACGTCGCGCTGGATCATATTGGAAGACGTGGACAGCAGCAGGGCACCAAGGATCGCCGTATCCGATACGCACGAGATATCATGCAAAAGGAGTTCTTGCCTCACATCTCGCAAGAAGAGGGCAgtgagacgaagaaggcgttCTTCCTGGGATACATGGTCAATCGCATGCTTCAGTGTGCGCTTGGACGGACTGAGGAAGACGATCGTGATCATTTCGGAAAGAAGCGTCTCGATTTGGCAGGACCTTTGATGGCGCAGGTTTTCCGTTTGAAGTTCCAACAGTTGGTGAAGGACATGAGGCAGTACCTCCACCGATGCGTGGAGACTGGTAAGGACTTCAACATTGCGCTCGCGGTCAAGACAAATATCATCACATCGGGTTTGCGATACTGCCTGGCGACTGGAAATTGGGGTGACCAAAAGAAGGCCGCAAGCGCAAAAGCTGGTGTGAGTCAAGTGCTGAACAGATACACCTACGCCTCGACCTTGAGTCATTTGCGGCGAACGAACACCCCCATCGGTCGTGACGGCAAGATTGCGAAGCCGAGACAACTGCACAACACTCACTGGGGTCTCGTCTGCCCGGCCGAAACGCCCGAAGGACAAGCTTGTGGTCTGGTAAAGAACTTGTCTCTGATGTGCTATGTAACCGTTGGAACGCCCGGCGAGCCTATCGTTGACTTCATGCGGCAACGTGGAATGGACCTTCTCGAGGAACACGATCCGAACCAGGTCAAGGATGCGACCAAGGTCTTCCTGAACGGTACCTGGGTGGGTGTACACAAAAGTGCCGGACAGCTCACAGAGACTTTACGGCAACTCCGACGAAAGGGTCTTCTCAGTTTCGAAGTCACCATCATTCGAGACGTGCGCGAGCGCGAAATTCGAGTCTTCACAGACGCTGGACGTGTCTGCCGGCCTCTTTTCGTGGTGGACAACAACCCCAAATCATTGGAGCCGGGCACTCTTATGCTGAAACAAGATCATGTTGAGAGACTTCACCAAGATCAAGAACTTCTCGCCTCGCTTGAAGGCGTTAGTGAAGAAGATCGCGAGCAGCAGCTCTTCGGTTGGAAGGGTCTGGTCACCAGCGGAGTGGTCGAGTACCTTGACgctgaggaagaagaagtcgccaTGATCATCATGACGCCTGAGGATCTTGAAGAGCACAGAGTCATGCGCAATGGCATGGCCGTCGAGGAACTCAAGGTCGACCCGCATCGACGGATCAAGCCGAAACCGAACCCACAAGTCCGGACATACACACATTGCGAGATTCATCCTGCGATGATTCTGGGCATTTGTGCCAGCATCATCCCCTTCCCAGATCACAACCAGAGTCCTCGCAACACGTATCAGGCAA CCATGGGTGTCACGTTGACAAACTACAACGTACGAATGGATACCATGGCAAATGTCCTCTACTATCCACAAAAACCTCTTGCAACCACACGAAGTATGGAGTTCTTAAAGTTTCGAGACTTGCCCGCCGGCCAGAATGCCATTGTGGCGATTGCTTGCTACTCCGGTTACAACCAGGAAGATTCCGTGATCATGAACCAAAGCAGTATCGATCGTGGTCTCTTCAGATCGCTGTTCTACCGCGCGTACATGGACCAGGAGAAGCGCGTGGGCATGAGTGTGGTCGAGTCCTTCGAGAAGCCCACCCGATCGGATACCATGCGCATGCAACACGGCACATACGACAAGCTAGACGAAGACGGCATCATCAGTCCTGGTGCTCGTGTATCCGGTACTGACATCCTTATCGGAAAGACCGCGCCTATGCCTCCAGATGCCGAGGAGCTCGGACAGAGAACGAAACTCCACGTCAAGCGCGATGTCAGCACACCCTTGAGATCGACTGAGAACGGTGTGGTCGACCAAGTACTTCTCACAACCAACACCGAAGGTCTGCGATTCGTCAAGGTCCGAACACGAGTCACGAAAGTGCCACAAATCGGAGACAAGTTCGCCTCTCGTCACGGACAAAAGGGTACCATCGGTATCACCTACCGCCAAGAAGACATGCCTTTCTCCGCAGATGGTCTCACAcccgacatcatcatcaatccCCACGCCATTCCCTCCCGTATGACAATCGCCCATTTGATCGAGTGTCTCCTCTCCAAGGTCGGCGCCCTCCAAGGCCAAGAAGGTGACGCCACACCTTTCACCGAAGTCACTGTCACCTCCATCTCTGAGATCCTGAAGTCCAACGGCTTCCAACAGCGTGGATTCGAAGTCATGTACAATGGCCACACCGGCAAGAAATTGAATGCGCAGGTCTTCCTCGGTCCGACATACTACCAACGTCTACGCCACATGGTCGACGACAAAATCCACGCTCGTGCCCGTGGACCGCTACAGATCCTGACCCGACAACCTGTGGAAGGTCGCGCGAGAGACGGTGGCCTGCGTTTCGGAGAGATGGAGCGCGATTGCATGATCGCCCATGGCGCCAGCGCCTTCCTCAAGGAGCGACTCCTGGACGTGTCGGATGCCTTTCGCGTGCACATCTGTGAGCTGTGTGGTCTCATGACGCCCATTGCGAGTATCAAGAAACAGCAGTTTGAATGTCGTCCATGCAAGAACAAGACGAAGATTGCGCAGATCATCATTCCGTATGCAGCGAAATTGCTGTTCCAGGAgttggcggcgatgaatGTGGCGACGAGGATGTTCACGACGAGGAGTGGGGTTAGCATTCGGTAG